The following coding sequences lie in one Ostrea edulis chromosome 8, xbOstEdul1.1, whole genome shotgun sequence genomic window:
- the LOC125662162 gene encoding GATA zinc finger domain-containing protein 7-like, translating to MNRDKIVCSQGNNNNNNHVNNNNNNQVNNNNHVNNNNQVKNVAQEMSNPIQSNFRMGPDTWQSPQSWTTSAPQWETPVPHWETPVPQWETPEPQWNNILPQMEATPQQAQIYIQDVNNKHIISGSQQSSRNTYQNVEEILGTQSPAFFQASPVKEAQANSVINGQSYFQNPYGSASLQQSLYEKGFPRSDKSGSVQPNEHKSDVNGESWMYQPMNGNIKFGLPSENGGNVFQGPLTTDITVISGGGDLQSSGVGVSKDYQTWERTTTPLPWYLNTGVSKNIVEHIDIGLLEGQNQDNHIQHNHNSGFPEEQIQRLQEPGQSEAYSGFGFEVNQQQSIHETGSNQGHLETRQAGSNNAFSNIQQQQDKVNSLTHAKSPNQQNRQEVQQEIMPLKTLVQDQSFNQDQSFNQDQSFNQGQTFNQGQAFNHNNVRKEGQPPRRGQDLNQGQPISGRESNNFQFQNYSPGGNAGLGQNAQTNFNSMQQDSRAAFGDFGTNTEGQMQSRPRNTQQLSLTPGHNQAVQVRDNIPNNNKPYTSNAESQIRGENDRLQQKQNFQHNLNANVKFTSKPFYPQMSQSQPVQKQQSLESKYDRYRETNPANDNAKHFSQMRRVANPQTGNPWQNSDKVNQVIEKSEKGIFSRNSKISAHKMLNDNSRKTFTFNNGRPQTNINKAISFEAMRNENDLRIFNRQQSRATPFSLKTFESSNPARMDHTVSVPQKDPSQLDFSVKHSSKNEYTKTKPGVQGKQLMKEIIIETTVPLATTTKSFIQFLKEVLEQRELVKSKMEVSPIEDHTEMGKSKATTLSTSPSTESPTTHKKPTKAPSTTTSTSAIPLTVTSAIPSTTSSATTSFSTAIYTTTITDSIATTKRRDTNKSTIKLDLDQTPRTLRSLLAGIEKHTTVKIKILPSPDGSQRGETTIIYATPKSKINPTTSPATTTFKYVDSQSGSTTDLVENPPPSTETKPPRIKIMTEGTTPPIFTTTMVNTTVSSASITPNFEHAGERSRGTTNSHFSHFQFTDSATQRMDVVDQTKDILLDSGPTTARAVPASTEQWYQETPVVYSRTSHVDGKATDPNQVQIPRQRPTNLSNQDTLPANATFFERIIYLKRQMEVRQNPLAALQKYGNPSSNMLHLIKLLPKNNQNPMAAKNVAQLYTVKDRPVPKTTTLSPPSTTTTTTTTTSTTEQPTLPTGATEFSFFEHPAANIKESSKPNIKKQTSAAKQAADVQKKPAAKNTGRAPKKGRKPPSRSQRKKKNKQCVYFGKVYKVGKRFRNNKGQRCRCQRNGRVKCRR from the exons ATGAACCGTGACAAGATCGTCTGTTCACAAGgaaacaacaataacaacaatcatgtcaacaacaacaacaacaaccaggTCAATAACAACAATCatgtcaacaacaacaaccaggTCAAAAACGTTGCCCAGG AAATGTCCAATCCGATCCAGTCAAATTTTCGTATGGGGCCAGACACATGGCAATCACCGCAATCATGGACAACATCAGCACCGCAGTGGGAGACCCCGGTACCTCATTGGGAAACTCCGGTACCTCAATGGGAAACTCCAGAACCTCAGTGGAACAATATCCTCCCTCAAATGGAGGCTACACCCCAACAGGCACAAATCTACATTCAAGATGTTAACAATAAGCATATTATTAGCGGATCACAGCAAAGTTCCAGGAATACATACCAGAATGTGGAGGAGATACTTGGTACTCAGAGCCCAGCCTTCTTTCAAGCGAGTCCAGTAAAAGAGGCTCAAGCTAATAGCGTTATAAACGGTCAATCATATTTTCAGAATCCTTATGGATCAGCCAGTTTGCAGCAATCTCTGTATGAAAAGGGTTTCCCCAGGTCGGACAAATCTGGTTCTGTGCAACCCAATGAGCACAAATCGGATGTGAACGGAGAATCGTGGATGTATCAACCTATGAACGGAAATATAAAATTTGGGTTACCCAGTGAGAATGGAGGAAATGTATTCCAGGGTCCGCTCACCACCGATATTACTGTGATCTCAGGCGGCGGGGACCTGCAATCGAGTGGAGTCGGCGTGAGTAAGGACTACCAAACCTGGGAAAGAACCACCACTCCCTTACCGTGGTACCTCAACACAGGAGTTAGTAAAAATATTGTGGAGCATATAGACATTGGTTTACTAGAAGGTCAAAATCAAGATAATCACATACAACATAATCATAATTCAGGATTTCCCGAGGAGCAAATTCAGAGACTTCAGGAACCAGGACAATCCGAAGCTTATTCCGGTTTTGGATTTGAAGTCAATCAACAACAAAGTATACACGAGACAGGATCCAATCAGGGTCACTTAGAAACCAGGCAGGCTGGGTCTAACAATGCTTTTTCTAACATTCAGCAGCAACAAGATAAGGTGAATAGTCTAACTCATGCTAAATCACCAAACCAACAGAATCGTCAAGAGGTCCAACAAGAAATAATGCCTTTAAAAACGTTGGTGCAAGACCAATCTTTCAACCAAGACCAATCTTTCAACCAAGACCAATCTTTCAACCAAGGTCAGACTTTCAACCAAGGTCAGGCTTTCAACCACAACAATGTTCGTAAAGAAGGCCAGCCTCCCAGACGCGGGCAGGATCTCAATCAAGGCCAACCAATAAGTGGGAGGGAATCAAATAACTTTCAGTTCCAGAATTATTCACCAGGGGGAAACGCTGGACTTGGTCAAAACGCACAGACAAACTTCAATTCAATGCAGCAGGATTCCAGAGCTGCATTCGGTGATTTTGGAACAAACACAGAAGGACAAATGCAATCGAGACCTCGAAATACTCAGCAGTTATCCCTTACTCCCGGACACAATCAAGCTGTCCAAGTAAGGGACAACATTCCTAATAACAATAAACCATATACAAGCAATGCCGAAAGTCAGATCAGAGGTGAAAACGACCGTCTGCAACAAAAGCAAAATTTTCAACAtaatttgaatgcaaatgtaaaGTTTACGAGTAAACCCTTTTATCCACAGATGTCACAGAGTCAGCCAGTTCAAAAACAACAGAGTTTGGAGTCCAAATATGATCGATATAGGGAGACCAACCCTGCAAAtgataatgcaaaacattttaGTCAAATGAGAAGGGTTGCAAATCCCCAGACTGGAAACCCGTGGCAGAATTCAGACAAGGTGAACCAAGTGATTGAAAAATCTGAGAAAGGGATATTTTCACGTAATTCCAAAATCAGTGCACATAAAATGTTAAACGACAACAGCAGGAAAACATTCACTTTTAACAATGGACGACCGCAAACCAATATCAACAAAGCGATTAGTTTTGAAGCTATGCGCAATGAGAATGACTTAAGAATATTTAATCGTCAACAATCGAGGGCTACcccattttctttaaaaacctttGAGTCTAGTAATCCGGCTCGAATGGATCATACGGTTTCCGTTCCTCAAAAAGACCCCTCTCAGTTAGATTTCTCCGTGAAACACTCTAGTAAGAATGAGTACACGAAGACAAAACCAGGTGTTCAGGGGAAACAGTTGATGAAAGAAATCATCATAGAAACTACAGTCCCCCTAGCAACTACAACGAAAAGTTTCATACAGTTTTTGAAAGAAGTTTTGGAGCAGAGGGAGTTAGTCAAGAGTAAAATGGAAGTATCTCCGATAGAGGACCATACCGAAATGGGAAAAAGTAAAGCAACAACACTCTCAACGTCGCCAAGCACAGAATCACCAACAACGCACAAGAAACCAACAAAAGCCCCATCAACGACTACCTCCACGTCAGCAATACCACTGACAGTGACATCAGCAATACCATCTACCACATCTTCTGCTACTACTTCATTTTCTACAGCTATTTACACAACAACAATAACCGATTCCATTGCAACAACAAAACGCAGAGATACAAACAAATCGACCATAAAGCTGGATTTAGATCAAACTCCTCGCACACTTCGATCTCTTTTAGCCGGAATAGAGAAACATACCACAGTTAAGATAAAAATCCTGCCTTCCCCTGATGGATCCCAACGGGGTGAGACAACAATTATATATGCTACTCCTAAATCCAAGATCAATCCAACTACCTCGCCAGCAACTACGACATTTAAGTACGTTGACTCTCAGAGTGGGTCCACAACTGACCTGGTGGAAAATCCTCCGCCTTCAACAGAAACAAAACCACCGCGCATAAAAATCATGACCGAGGGTACGACACCTCCGATCTTTACCACTACCATGGTTAACACGACCGTCAGTTCTGCCTCGATAACACCGAACTTTGAACATGCGGGTGAGAGAAGTAGAGGGACGACTAATTCCCACTTCTCTCACTTCCAGTTCACGGACAGCGCCACCCAACGAATGGATGTGGTGGACCAAACAAAGGATATACTCCTGGATAGTGGTCCTACCACAGCAAGGGCTGTACCAGCGAGTACTGAACAATGGTATCAAGAAACACCAGTTGTATACTCCAGAACATCCCATGTTGATGGTAAAGCTACTGACCCGAATCAGGTGCAAATTCCTAGACAACGTCCTACAAATCTTAGCAATCAAGACACTCTACCCGCCAATGCAACCTTCTTCGAAAGGATTATATATCTGAAACGTCAGATGGAAGTGAGACAGAATCCGCTAGCTGCTCTGCAGAAATATGGAAATCCTTCTTCTAACATGCTTCATCTGATAAAATTACTTCCAAAGAACAACCAAAACCCCATGGCCGCAAAAAATGTTGCGCAGTTATACACTGTGAAAGATCGACCTGTGCCCAAAACAACTACCTTATCTCCACCGTCTACCACCACCACTACAACCACCACCACCTCGACAACTGAACAGCCCACACTGCCAACAGGAGCCACTGAGTTTTCCTTTTTTGAACATCCTGCTGCAAACATCAAAGAGTCATCAAAACCCAACATAAAGAAACAAACATCTGCCGCAAAACAAGCCGCTGATGTACAGAAAAAGCCTGCTGCGAAAAACACAGGACGGGCACCAAAAAAGGGAAGAAAACCTCCGTCAAGATCgcagagaaaaaagaaaaataaacagtGTGTTTATTTCGGGAAGGTTTATAAAGTTGGGAAAAGATTTAGGAACAACAAAGGACAGCGATGTAGATGCCAGAGAAACGGGAGGGTTAAATGTAGGCGATAG